Genomic segment of Nilaparvata lugens isolate BPH chromosome 6, ASM1435652v1, whole genome shotgun sequence:
tgaggagaagaggtggtttttcagagagtagccaggtacagagattgtacaaaaatcttttaccacgctacaagctctacatcagggaggctgaagtgtacaccaccgacgacttgctacacttagcgaggcaatatgaacgaattaaattcgaggagaagagtgctcaacagagacaacgagctgtgaagcaggaggaggtgaggaagcaGACCAAGCCTTGACAGGAGACGACTACTACACAGCGCCGGAGTGAACAGCCTACAGAAGGACCCTTGTGTTGGCAGTGCAAGAAGGTGGGACACTGGAGATCAGAGTGTCCGGAGGTTTCACTCTGCTCAAAGTGCGGGAAACCACGACTGaattgttcctgtgagagagagcagaagaagacttctgataaaacagctgtggtTAAAACAAGACTTCAAATCCAGCTAGAGCCGGAGCTCCAGGATGACAGCCGTCTCTTCACTACGGTGGAAATAGGAGACAGACAGTATAGTGCTCTTCTCGACACCGGAGCAGAGTCCAACTATATTAGCTCTAAAGCTTTTAATAGTTTGGAAGCAGTGGAACGAGAGCCTGTGCAGCGCGGCGCTGCTATGGCTAATGGAGCGGCTGCACGTCTGCGAGGTGGTGTTATAATCAACCTGAAAATCGGCAGAATATCCCTATCAAcaacactcacaataatggatggGCTTTCTCCAGATATTCTGCTTGGTATGGAGTTTCTTCGTGAGCACCGGGTGAAAATAGACCCCTATTCCCGGTCAGTGGAATGGGATCCTCATCTCGTCAAAAAGCACATTAGAGACGATATTTCCACTCCAAAAGTGGGAAAAGGAGCTGTCAACTCGAGGCTGGCTACTGTTAAAACCCAGCCTGACATGGGAAGGTCAAGGAAGCCACCTGGAATTATTCctgtgaagaagcaggagaagaagaaatttcctCAAGCCCAGGAACACGTAGGAGCTGTGTGGAAGACTGGAAAAGAGAAATttatttctcagaaaatttctccAGCCCGTGGAAAGTTCATTTGCTGGCACTGTAAACGAGCTGGGCACTGGAGGTTCAACTGTCCGGAAAAACTgtaccggaggcggaagaaggaggATTATTTTCAGCAAGGAGCTGGAGATAATTGTCGAGCAGTGCAGTCTAGAAGACTGCCGGTGCTGGAAACTACACTCAaagtagtttcagatattggagacaagaattataatgccaaccggtattataattggaaaaggagGACAAGGAAGGTGAATTCTGGACAGCTAGTCTACAGGAAGGAGTGTCACCTGTCCTCGGGTGCTAATCAGCTTGCCGCGAAGTTAGCGCCGGAATTTTCTGGCCCATATGAGGTCGAGGAAATGTTGAGTGCCGGTAAGAGGTTTACTGTGCACGAGAAGGGCACCAAGCTCCAGCCACACCTGcccgaagatgaggaagaggatggtgATGGAGCAGTTGCGGAAAAGGTGGACGGAATTCGAGCGGATGGACAGCAGGAGGCCAAGCGAGTCTATAGAGGGTCGCTGCCTATCCGGAGGATGGGATACCAGAGAGGTGTCACGCGCCGCCAATAAGGAGGTAAGAGGCGAGAAGGGGTGAATATCATAAGAGTTCAATCATATCACAGCTTTAGAGCTATTtttgattcataaattatcccatttaaaatgaggaaattaaattttgttgtccaagacaaaattgcatagaaattgaagaaaattaattcagaattattagcaCGAATTTATTAgccgaattttgaaaattaatagcattagcacgattccgaaaataatgagaatattaAAAGACTGacataattttattgttgttgaaagaaatttgtcaataatatattgaaagagagagaaggaaaaagCATATTCTGTTTAATTTTTCCTATGAAATAGAGTTCTACTTAAACTAAATGGCAACTCAACCATTAcagtttaattaatataatcagtcataaagcaATGGCtgaattaaatggaaaaaattattattgacaaattaatgcgtttcttttgatctgaaggcaatcccaataatttcagattgaaatttatttacaatattaagaTGTGACCAAGCAAGGATAATCAAGAAATTTTTCTACAGTCTATGACTACTTAATAACAGCTAAAGTCGATTCCAACTAGGCTTAATTTTCTTAATCGGTATATTACCGATATTGTTGCAACCAGGTACAGGTTAACAAACAAAACTTGCAGTAGCTTGTTTTCCATTTGCCATAAATAGTTGATGGCAAAATGAGTGGATAGAGGATatgagaaaatattatagatcagtGTGATCCGAATAATATTGTAACCATGAGgtaatggttataataattgaaatcatttaatgaagctggtggtaattgctttaatccgtgtaaagtgttacgatgcagttaattaacagacgttattatactgtgggataaaagtgaattacgttgcaattaattattcatgtggaatgaataaattgcgtttGATTGTGAGTCGAGATGTACTACAATCGGGGGTTTTTAGCTTCAGATTATGATTAacattttctaatatttcacttgaaaataaagtcggaggacttactataaattggaataaaataattattatttcaattggaattgATTCTATGTTGGATCGAAAAGTTGTTTGTGCTGTGCTGTGAAGATAAGATAAACATTATCTCAACTGGCTAACTGCTATCGCCAAGCTTCTAGTCTGTAGAAGAGAATtacttctccttttcaataacaatttataaaatagaattcatgtgaattctagtttttccagATATTCTACTGTTATTGAGTCAGTCTGGGTTTGATCGTGCTATTGTTAGTTTTGGAATTAGATCACGTCTCGAGAGTGAATCTAATTTTTACTCAGCCTACCAtcttgagttattattgacggtgcattaattcattcaattattactatttgtgctaattgttgtgattatttttcggaaaatcaATATTCACTTAGTGTGATTTATTAACAGCTGTTGTGTCATTATACACACCTTGTGTGAATAATTActttaaaaaagtaaattaagatttatttcggggtgaaataagtcttggagtgagaaagagtgattgagcaataaatgttcatggattgtgaattaattagcagatgttatctgttataataaacacactgtcatttatatccaatggatggttactttgcataagtaaatcatgtgattgatttcattattgaaatgaacagtgagaagtggaatattgagttgGAATTTATAGTtccgattttattattgtgatatagtgagaaggctgagatcctcataacagatcgaaaattaattattatttcgaccacatttaattgtgatataaaatcgaaatatgtggtgtaacatcacaactagtggcttcatgtcaaccatataattcagtattcctcatcatattataatctctcatattttattgtgaacaataagTTGCTGATACACTGAACTAACAGAGGGTATCAATCACTCTGACACTTGATAATTTCCCTGGACTCCAATTCACCTCTATAAACATACATTTATAAATTAACTTACATTTCACTTGCATATTAGGCTTACACTTACACCTATTATATTTTCCAACATGAATAAAATGTACAATATTAGCAAAGCTATATTGTTCCAAAAATTGCTATTTTCAACTGCAcagaagttttatttttatttcttttaaatCCTTAAAAATATGATCTTTGCTATAAgaggatattttttaataacagCATCAGAATCGCTTTGGATAAGAAATGAATTCCACCCTGCTCTGGTTGCCGAAATATAATCTAGCTCTGGAGAGTCTCCTAtatgtattatttcatgttttcttaTATCTGCTAGATCAGGGAATTGCTTAAGCTTATCTTCAACTAATTGAAAGATTGAAAGATCAGGTTTTTGAACTCCTACATTGTAGGAAGCAATAACAAGTTTGAAATAATGTCTTACATTCATTGTTAGAAGCAAATCTTCAAGCCTTGAATCAAAGTTTGATATAACAACTAGAGGaatatgtttatcatgcatggtATTCATGAAATCTAATGCTCCATCACACAATTTCCAAGTTTCAGCTTTTTTGTACATTTCGAATAaatgttgagaaatattttcaacactTTCTCTATTTACTTCAACAGAACTTGACttggaaaatgttttataaatcaatttttccCACCACTTTCTCCAACCAAAACTTTGTACACCATAAATAGGGTACTTCTGATTCATATCTAGCCAGACTTCCTTGAAATTTCTTAACAGCAAATCCTGATTTACGTGAACACCAAACTTTGCACCAGCTTTAGAATATTGATGACCAACGTCAGATTGCAGTTTGAGAACGGTGCCAAAAATATCCAAAGTAACTAGTTTAAACCGCATTTTtgtttagaaaatttgaataaaccaGAAGCAAAAGGATTTAAATATAAAACTTCAAGAGTCAAAAGCActcaatgttcaatgttttgtaacatttatGAAATgttacaaaattgaaattcaacaaaCTAAGAAATCTTGACGCattgaacaaaaattataattatgtctCTGTAAGCTATGCTGAGAAGgaaattctcaatattattgtgaaaattaaaatttctccAAGTTTTCCTTGAACTTAAGCAAAACAAAAGTAAACCCTAACCTAAAAACGtaattatcatttatcaaaacaaaaacaGCTGACGACGGCAATTCAGACAGTAATAAATCCAACGAGCTAAAatatagtaaactatagagtGGCTGCTATTCCTGTTACGAATTGAACatgggcagccatgacagagagaggcaagaagTGGCGGAGAATTTGAATGGCCCTATTGATATAATGGGAACTTGCATAAAATACAAGGcgcaaatcagttatatttaatgaatactacattgaatttttatcgagcattttaaatatatgtattacagTTGTTTTGCATCCATAAAATTAACTGTTTGAAATGCTTTACTTGAAGCCTTAGTGAAATTAATGTAGCCTATAGTgtggtcaacgttataatggcagtgaataaatatagaagaatagcgatgccgattctctgcattaactaattatatttctacactgtcaaaaacataaatgtcattgttgtggacctagaaaaggatagtaccatcgtctttgtcgaatgatagacaagtatagcaaaaccaaagttgatcaaatactgtcattataacctggacctcactataagttACAGTGTTAATACTGCTTAGCCGTATAAGTGCTCTAGTAAGTTGAAATGCCATACCGTAactgcaaaattattattttagagattggattattttttatgttattttgagtaAGGAATTCAAAAAACTAGTTTATAAAGACGTTTCTTTGATATTAGCTTACGGTACTTATCCACATAACTCCAAGTTCATTACAAGAAGGCAAAATATGATagtcaaaaaaataacaaactaagGCCGGTATTAGAAGGTAATATTCCTGTCATATGAAGATCATTATGAAATAAGTTgtacgaaatcatattttttcatatcacaGAACTATTACCATCTAATACCGGCCTCACATCAAACAAAACCGGCctaacatattattatattatgatcatGTTAGGCCGGTTTAGTTTGATGTTAGGCCGGTAATAGttctatgatatgaaaaatattattttgtacaacttatttcatatgatctgcataatatgacaaaaatattaccgTCTAATACCGGCCTCAGTTTGTCATTTTTTTGATGTGATATAATCTGATGTTCATAGTTCATTCCAGTCAATTTTAcaataccatcatcatcatcatgaatATCATAATGACAATATTTAGTCATAGAAATGAATTTAACTCACAAAAACACACTTATTCCTGCAGTAGCAGAATGGCAATAAAGGCTCTTCTTGCCTCactctgtcatggctgcccttAGTTCGCCGTGTAACACATTGAGAGCGCTGAAAGCACACCAACAGCCGCTCTATGGTTTACTATATTTTAGCTCATTGAATGACTCTCAcactcacactttctctctctcgaGGAAATTACACCTTGATGCGCTAGTACGTAACTATTAGTGTTCCAGGTGTGTGCTTTAACAACTACAATGgccaaatttttcattcaaatatagattgaatataatatatgaatTGCGAAGAAGTGGACTCTCCTTGATTTGAAGCTTTTCTAATTGCAATCTTTGTGGACTAACCACTTTTTTGTAAAGTCAATTCTACGTCGTGCAAGTTGACCAAATGTCAATGTTTCTGAAGTTATACGAACAGTGAAATTCACGTTACAGTAAAAGGTGAGcaactgattaacattggtttgctatcctgtTTATTATAATATCTATCATCAGCTATTTATCAATGCATAAGATAAGTAAGGTATCAGACCCTCAGAGACAAGTCAAGGAAAACACAAAGCAAGAAAATAATCTTGGAAAAACAAGCCAATATGAATCAAaaccacaaagtagaaggaatttctttcttctctgtgtCAAAACAAAAGCAGGTACAAAACTAAAACGGATCAAAATCAAGAATATCAACT
This window contains:
- the LOC111062827 gene encoding rhythmically expressed gene 2 protein-like isoform X2, coding for MRFKLVTLDIFGTVLKLQSDVGHQYSKAGAKFGVHVNQDLLLRNFKEVWLDMNQKYPIYGVQSFGWRKWWEKLIYKTFSKSSSVEVNRESVENISQHLFEMYKKAETWKLCDGALDFMNTMHDKHIPLVVISNFDSRLEDLLLTMNVRHYFKLVIASYNVGVQKPDLSIFQLVEDKLKQFPDLADIRKHEIIHIGDSPELDYISATRAGWNSFLIQSDSDAVIKKYPLIAKIIFLRI